Proteins from a genomic interval of Microbacterium phyllosphaerae:
- a CDS encoding epimerase produces the protein MTNATPLPAGPVVIGGSTGFMGQYLIPRLRAAGREVVTISRSGADIAWGDQDAIDRAVDGSSLVIGLAGKSVNCRYTPENRAAIFRSRLDTTASLSSAIAKASSPPPLWVNSSTATIYRHAEDRPMTESSGDIGTGFSVEVAKAWERALFADDLPATRRVALRSAIVLGHGGVLGPLKNLARLGLGGAQHDGPWPISRARRAAGTGHRPGARRGEQRFSWVHVEDVARIIDFLEVTPSLEGPVNAASPNPSDNAEFMATVRRVLGVGFGPPMPRWMLELGAIGIRTETELILKSRWAIPEKLTVAGFEFAYPTLEDAIRESFDVEQAA, from the coding sequence GTGACGAACGCCACTCCTCTGCCCGCAGGCCCCGTGGTGATCGGCGGCTCCACGGGGTTCATGGGCCAGTACCTGATCCCGCGCCTGCGCGCGGCCGGACGCGAGGTCGTCACGATCTCGCGCTCAGGCGCCGACATCGCGTGGGGCGACCAGGACGCGATCGACCGCGCTGTCGACGGATCATCCTTGGTCATCGGCCTCGCCGGCAAGAGCGTGAACTGCCGGTACACCCCTGAGAACCGCGCGGCCATCTTCCGCTCACGACTCGACACCACGGCGTCGCTGAGCTCGGCGATCGCGAAGGCGTCGAGCCCGCCGCCGCTGTGGGTGAACTCGTCGACCGCGACGATCTACCGCCACGCGGAAGACCGTCCGATGACCGAATCGTCCGGAGACATCGGCACCGGGTTCTCCGTCGAGGTCGCCAAGGCCTGGGAGCGCGCACTGTTCGCCGACGACCTGCCGGCCACCCGCCGGGTGGCGCTGCGCAGCGCGATCGTGCTCGGTCACGGCGGTGTCCTCGGCCCGCTCAAGAACCTGGCCAGGCTCGGCCTCGGCGGCGCGCAGCACGACGGTCCCTGGCCGATCAGTCGCGCGCGTCGGGCCGCCGGCACCGGCCACCGCCCCGGCGCACGACGAGGTGAGCAGCGTTTCAGCTGGGTGCACGTCGAAGACGTCGCACGCATCATCGACTTCCTAGAGGTGACTCCGTCTCTCGAGGGTCCGGTGAACGCGGCCTCCCCGAATCCCTCCGACAACGCCGAGTTCATGGCCACGGTGCGCCGCGTGCTCGGCGTCGGCTTCGGTCCTCCGATGCCGCGCTGGATGCTCGAGCTCGGCGCCATCGGCATCCGTACCGAGACCGAGCTGATCCTGAAGAGCCGTTGGGCGATCCCCGAGAAGCTCACCGTAGCCGGCTTCGAGTTCGCCTACCCGACGCTCGAGGATGCCATCAGGGAGTCGTTCGACGTCGAGCAGGCCGCCTAG
- a CDS encoding PLDc N-terminal domain-containing protein, translated as MPFLFSILVIALMVGALVDIIKRDDAQVRFLPKMAWIIIVILLPLIGSLLWFAIGREYSEAGLRIPRMRPAARPTTRRPEPRPAAAPVDTRSTEQQIADLDREIEEWRLRQEIEKRRRENGDSSTGSESAAG; from the coding sequence ATGCCGTTCTTGTTCTCGATCCTCGTCATCGCGCTGATGGTCGGCGCCCTGGTCGACATCATCAAGCGCGACGATGCGCAGGTGAGGTTCCTGCCCAAGATGGCGTGGATCATCATCGTCATCCTCCTGCCGCTGATCGGCAGCCTGCTGTGGTTCGCGATCGGCAGGGAGTACTCCGAGGCGGGGCTGCGCATCCCGAGGATGCGTCCGGCTGCCCGACCGACGACACGGCGGCCGGAACCGCGGCCCGCTGCGGCGCCGGTCGACACTCGCAGCACCGAGCAGCAGATCGCCGATCTCGACCGTGAGATCGAGGAGTGGCGGCTGCGCCAGGAGATCGAGAAGCGTCGCCGTGAGAACGGCGACTCGTCCACGGGGTCGGAGTCCGCGGCAGGCTAG
- a CDS encoding aldo/keto reductase, whose amino-acid sequence MKTVPFGSSTAPAVVAGMMRIDDKDDAQIRALYDTARSAGVDFFDHADIYGGSMHFCEGRFADALGLSAAERDEIVLQTKCGINPAEGSFDFSYEHIVRQVEGSLKALRTDHIDVLLLHRPDALVEPDEVARAFDEVEAAGKVRAFGVSNHTPRQIDLLRTAVTQPLIANQLQLSITHAPIIAQPVAANMVGEDQSIVRDGGGIVEYCRINGITVQAWSPFQGGFFTGVFLGNPEYAELNAVIDRLAASYGVAPIAIATAWITRHPAKMQVVLGTTTPERVRDAAAGADIELTRAEWYELFRAAGHLLP is encoded by the coding sequence ATGAAGACTGTCCCGTTCGGATCCTCCACCGCCCCCGCCGTCGTCGCCGGGATGATGCGCATCGACGACAAGGACGACGCCCAGATCCGCGCGCTGTACGACACCGCCCGGAGCGCAGGAGTGGACTTCTTCGATCACGCCGACATCTACGGCGGAAGCATGCACTTCTGCGAGGGTCGCTTCGCCGACGCGCTCGGTCTGAGTGCGGCCGAGCGTGACGAGATCGTGCTGCAGACGAAGTGCGGGATCAACCCCGCGGAGGGTTCGTTCGACTTCTCGTACGAGCACATCGTCCGCCAGGTCGAAGGATCGCTGAAGGCGCTGCGCACCGACCACATCGACGTCCTGCTGCTGCACCGACCGGACGCGCTCGTCGAGCCCGACGAGGTCGCCAGGGCATTCGACGAGGTGGAGGCGGCGGGCAAGGTCAGGGCTTTCGGCGTCTCGAACCACACGCCACGGCAGATCGACCTGCTCCGCACGGCCGTGACGCAGCCGCTGATCGCCAACCAGCTGCAGCTGTCGATCACGCACGCGCCGATCATCGCGCAGCCCGTGGCCGCGAACATGGTGGGCGAGGACCAGAGCATCGTCCGCGACGGCGGCGGCATCGTCGAGTACTGCCGCATCAACGGCATCACGGTCCAGGCGTGGTCGCCGTTCCAGGGCGGCTTCTTCACCGGCGTCTTCCTCGGCAACCCCGAGTACGCCGAGCTCAACGCGGTGATCGACCGCCTCGCGGCGTCGTACGGCGTCGCGCCGATCGCGATCGCGACGGCCTGGATCACTCGGCACCCCGCGAAGATGCAGGTGGTGCTCGGGACCACGACGCCGGAACGGGTGCGGGATGCCGCCGCAGGCGCTGACATCGAGCTCACGCGTGCCGAGTGGTACGAGCTCTTCCGTGCCGCGGGGCATCTGCTCCCGTAG
- a CDS encoding helix-turn-helix transcriptional regulator, translating into MKTPGEQFNAAVGRQLRAEIAAAGSSIAAMAREIGIARSALDNYVTGKRAIPVPVLYAVSTALDVEPHVVLSRAEERLRAEGGRHIATVTPLHPRTDVPGRRQDESEVAFESPLAHDDDTDDLYD; encoded by the coding sequence GTGAAGACACCGGGCGAGCAGTTCAATGCGGCCGTCGGGCGCCAGCTTCGGGCCGAGATCGCCGCTGCAGGCAGCAGCATCGCCGCGATGGCTCGCGAGATCGGCATCGCCCGCAGCGCTCTCGACAACTACGTCACGGGCAAGCGTGCGATCCCCGTGCCCGTCCTCTATGCCGTGAGCACGGCGCTGGACGTCGAGCCCCACGTCGTGCTGAGCCGCGCCGAGGAACGACTCCGCGCGGAGGGCGGACGCCACATCGCGACGGTCACGCCACTGCATCCGCGCACCGATGTCCCCGGTCGACGCCAAGATGAGTCCGAGGTGGCATTCGAGTCGCCTCTCGCACACGACGACGACACCGACGATCTCTACGATTGA
- a CDS encoding ImmA/IrrE family metallo-endopeptidase codes for MELLLRLLEENGLHLVERPGRSRGGYEPRTATIRVAPGLSRRATCSVLAHELGHAMLGHTPTTDAATRARQETRADEWAARLLITPAAYAAAEQTRGSHPASLAFELGVTIEIVTAYQRLLRRTGLTAG; via the coding sequence TTGGAGCTCCTCCTTCGCCTGCTCGAAGAGAACGGCCTGCACCTGGTCGAGCGTCCCGGGCGCTCGCGTGGAGGGTACGAACCGCGCACGGCGACGATCAGGGTGGCTCCCGGCCTGAGCCGCAGAGCGACCTGCAGCGTGCTCGCCCATGAGCTGGGCCATGCGATGCTCGGCCACACCCCCACCACGGATGCCGCGACGAGGGCCCGACAGGAGACCCGCGCCGACGAGTGGGCCGCGCGCCTGCTGATCACCCCCGCCGCCTACGCCGCCGCAGAGCAGACGCGAGGCTCCCATCCTGCCAGCCTCGCCTTCGAGCTGGGTGTGACGATCGAGATCGTGACCGCCTACCAGCGGCTGCTCCGCCGCACCGGCCTCACCGCTGGTTGA
- a CDS encoding GNAT family N-acetyltransferase yields MTFRTTPAPVTLTGRLVELRPLEASHHDGLLDALLEGDLWKNAWYTSVPSPDGLAAEIDRRIGLVETGGMIPFTAFDASGRILGLTSYYDLDDDAPRLHIGYTWNRPSAHGTGTNAESKLLLLRHAFDVLGVFRVGLTTQWVNFQSRAAIERLGAKQDGVMRAMSRYRNGALRDSVEFSIIEPEWPAVKANLEMRLAKRG; encoded by the coding sequence ATGACGTTCCGCACCACCCCCGCCCCGGTCACCCTCACCGGACGCCTCGTCGAGCTGCGACCGCTCGAGGCGTCGCACCACGACGGACTCCTCGACGCGCTGCTCGAGGGCGATCTGTGGAAGAACGCCTGGTACACATCGGTGCCGTCACCGGACGGACTCGCGGCCGAGATCGACCGCCGCATCGGCCTGGTCGAGACCGGCGGGATGATCCCGTTCACCGCGTTCGACGCGTCCGGCCGGATCCTCGGCCTCACGTCGTACTACGACCTCGACGACGACGCTCCGCGGCTGCACATCGGGTACACCTGGAATCGTCCCTCCGCGCACGGAACCGGAACGAACGCCGAGTCCAAGCTGCTGCTGCTCCGGCACGCGTTCGACGTGCTCGGAGTGTTCCGCGTCGGCCTGACCACCCAGTGGGTGAACTTCCAGTCGCGTGCGGCGATCGAGCGGCTCGGCGCGAAGCAGGACGGCGTCATGCGCGCCATGAGCCGCTACCGCAACGGCGCGTTGCGTGACAGCGTCGAGTTCTCGATCATCGAGCCGGAGTGGCCCGCGGTGAAGGCGAACCTCGAGATGAGGCTCGCCAAACGGGGGTGA
- a CDS encoding flavodoxin family protein produces the protein MTAQLTALAISCTLKPSPADSSTDLLGSQILAALGEHGVTGESVRAVDHVISPGVEADMGGDDQWPTLREKVHAADILVFLTPTWMGQHSSVAQRALERLDAELSETDDAGRPILFDKVAIAGIVGNEDGAHHIAAILFQSLNDIGYSVPAQGSVYWNGEAMQTVDYKDLPETPEKVAQATATAARNAAHLARRLKSDGYPAE, from the coding sequence ATGACCGCACAACTGACAGCCCTGGCCATCTCCTGCACCCTGAAGCCCTCCCCCGCAGACTCGAGCACCGACCTCCTCGGATCGCAGATCCTCGCCGCGCTCGGCGAGCACGGGGTCACCGGAGAGAGCGTCCGAGCCGTCGATCACGTGATCAGCCCCGGTGTCGAAGCCGACATGGGCGGCGACGACCAGTGGCCGACACTGCGCGAGAAGGTGCACGCCGCCGACATCCTCGTGTTCCTGACCCCGACCTGGATGGGGCAGCACTCGAGCGTCGCTCAGCGCGCGCTCGAGAGACTCGACGCGGAGCTGAGCGAGACGGATGACGCAGGAAGGCCGATCCTGTTCGACAAGGTCGCGATCGCCGGGATCGTCGGCAACGAGGACGGCGCGCACCATATCGCCGCGATCCTGTTCCAGTCACTGAACGACATCGGCTACTCCGTGCCCGCCCAAGGATCGGTGTACTGGAACGGCGAGGCGATGCAGACCGTCGACTACAAGGATCTCCCCGAGACGCCCGAGAAGGTCGCTCAGGCGACGGCGACCGCGGCGCGGAACGCGGCGCACCTCGCGCGGCGGCTCAAGAGCGACGGATACCCCGCGGAATAG
- a CDS encoding DUF7882 family protein: MGRLRYDGTSEPILIDDATLAHLKVIVGTKLRRQESFMMTWHPREGGDTGRLTVWIHPAIPLQFLFTSAESLPVEKHRIEEMMRGLNATGELVIDDYLEPSVASDSTPRA, from the coding sequence ATGGGAAGACTGCGGTATGACGGCACATCGGAGCCGATCCTCATCGACGACGCGACGCTCGCGCATCTGAAGGTCATCGTCGGAACGAAGCTGCGCCGGCAGGAGAGCTTCATGATGACGTGGCACCCTCGCGAGGGCGGCGACACCGGGCGTCTGACGGTGTGGATCCATCCCGCGATCCCGCTGCAGTTCCTCTTCACCTCGGCCGAGTCGCTCCCGGTGGAGAAGCACCGCATCGAAGAGATGATGCGTGGTCTGAACGCGACCGGTGAGCTCGTGATCGACGACTACCTCGAGCCGAGTGTCGCGAGCGACAGCACGCCGCGCGCCTGA
- the pgi gene encoding glucose-6-phosphate isomerase has protein sequence MTAPVDPTHTPAWSELAALRESISPDLRGWFAADADRAERFSFPLADLHVDLSKNLVTDEVLAALVRLAEQTGVADRYAAMLEGSHLNTSEDRAVLHTALRRPAGGSPALVVDGQDVDADVQEVLDALSAFATRVRAGEWLGITGKKVTHVVNIGIGGSDLGPVMVYEALKPYADAGINARFVSNIDPTDLAQKTADLDPETTLFIVASKTFTTLETLTNARLARDWLWAGLEASGAITADDDARTDAVAHHFVAVSTALDKVAAFGIDPANAFGFWDWVGGRYSVDSAIGLSLAIVLGPDAFRDLLSGFHAVDEHVRTTPLERNVPVLMGLLNVWYVNFHGAQSHAVLPYAQQLSRFPAYLQQLTMESNGKSVRWDGTPVTTDTGEVFWGEPGTNGQHAFYQLIHQGTRLIPADFIAFVNPAYPLTDGGQDVHELFLANFLAQTKALAFGKTAEEVEAEGTTGALVAARTFAGNRPTTSIFAPALTPQVLGQLIALYEHITFTQGTIWGINSFDQWGVELGKQLAMQIAPAIGGDESAIDAQDASTKALLAYYRANRA, from the coding sequence ATGACCGCTCCTGTTGATCCGACACACACCCCCGCCTGGTCCGAGCTCGCCGCACTGCGCGAGTCGATCAGCCCCGATCTGCGCGGGTGGTTCGCCGCCGATGCGGATCGCGCCGAGCGCTTCTCGTTCCCGCTCGCCGACCTCCACGTCGACCTGTCGAAGAACCTCGTCACCGACGAGGTTCTCGCAGCCCTGGTGCGCCTCGCGGAGCAGACCGGCGTCGCCGATCGCTACGCGGCGATGCTCGAGGGCAGCCACCTCAACACCTCCGAGGATCGCGCAGTGCTGCACACGGCCCTGCGGCGCCCCGCCGGCGGCTCCCCCGCACTCGTCGTCGACGGGCAGGACGTGGATGCCGACGTGCAGGAGGTGCTCGACGCGCTCAGCGCGTTCGCGACGCGAGTCCGAGCGGGCGAGTGGCTGGGCATCACGGGCAAGAAGGTCACCCACGTCGTCAACATCGGCATCGGCGGCTCCGACCTCGGTCCCGTCATGGTCTACGAGGCGTTGAAGCCCTACGCGGATGCCGGCATCAATGCGCGGTTCGTGTCGAACATCGACCCCACCGACCTCGCGCAGAAGACCGCCGACCTCGACCCCGAGACCACGCTCTTCATCGTCGCGTCGAAGACCTTCACCACCCTCGAGACGCTCACCAACGCGCGCCTCGCGCGCGACTGGCTGTGGGCGGGCCTCGAGGCATCCGGAGCCATCACCGCAGATGACGACGCCCGCACCGACGCCGTCGCGCACCACTTCGTCGCCGTGTCGACCGCGCTCGACAAGGTCGCCGCCTTCGGCATCGACCCCGCCAACGCGTTCGGGTTCTGGGACTGGGTGGGCGGACGCTACTCGGTCGACTCCGCGATCGGCCTGTCGCTCGCGATCGTGCTCGGTCCCGACGCGTTCCGCGACCTCCTCTCCGGCTTCCACGCCGTCGACGAGCATGTGCGCACCACCCCGCTCGAGCGCAATGTGCCGGTCCTGATGGGCCTGCTCAACGTCTGGTACGTCAACTTCCACGGTGCGCAGTCGCACGCCGTACTGCCCTACGCGCAGCAGCTGAGCCGGTTCCCCGCCTACCTGCAGCAGTTGACGATGGAGTCCAACGGCAAGTCCGTGCGCTGGGACGGCACACCCGTCACCACCGACACGGGCGAGGTCTTCTGGGGCGAGCCCGGCACCAACGGCCAGCACGCGTTCTATCAGCTCATCCACCAGGGCACGCGACTCATCCCCGCCGACTTCATCGCCTTCGTGAACCCGGCCTACCCGCTCACCGACGGTGGCCAGGACGTGCATGAGCTGTTCCTCGCGAACTTCCTCGCCCAGACCAAGGCGCTGGCGTTCGGGAAGACCGCCGAAGAGGTCGAGGCAGAGGGCACCACGGGAGCTCTCGTCGCGGCCCGCACCTTCGCCGGCAACCGCCCGACGACGTCGATCTTCGCCCCCGCTCTGACGCCGCAGGTGCTCGGGCAGCTCATCGCCCTGTACGAGCACATCACGTTCACCCAGGGCACGATCTGGGGCATCAACTCGTTCGACCAGTGGGGCGTCGAGCTCGGCAAGCAGCTCGCCATGCAGATCGCCCCCGCGATCGGCGGCGACGAGTCGGCGATCGACGCGCAGGATGCCTCGACCAAGGCCCTGCTCGCGTACTACAGGGCGAACAGGGCGTAG
- a CDS encoding GNAT family N-acetyltransferase gives MRHGPIELRLVRSRDARPLQHELLSNRAWLQPWEATVPYGSVSFDMRLSIRRLLQQYRDGQGYPFVMEYDGEVAGQLNVWGVARGSLCSATIGYWVSERFAGKGITPTAVALATDACFTEYALHRMEICIRPENAASLRVVQKLGFRYEGLRRRYIHIDGDWRDHYAFALTREDVPQGVLARWLNGQVPPDAATIPPSDRLAI, from the coding sequence ATGCGGCACGGTCCGATCGAGTTGCGCCTCGTGCGCTCCCGTGACGCCAGGCCGCTGCAGCACGAGCTGCTGAGCAACCGTGCATGGCTGCAACCCTGGGAGGCGACGGTGCCGTACGGCTCCGTCTCGTTCGACATGCGGCTCAGCATCCGGCGTCTGCTGCAGCAGTATCGCGACGGGCAGGGCTACCCGTTCGTCATGGAGTACGACGGCGAGGTCGCCGGTCAGCTGAACGTCTGGGGTGTGGCCAGGGGCTCGCTGTGCTCGGCGACGATCGGCTACTGGGTGAGCGAGCGCTTCGCGGGCAAGGGCATCACCCCGACGGCGGTCGCGCTCGCGACCGACGCATGCTTCACCGAGTACGCCCTGCACCGCATGGAGATCTGCATCCGCCCTGAGAACGCGGCGAGCCTGCGCGTGGTGCAGAAGCTCGGCTTCCGCTACGAAGGCCTCCGTCGCCGCTACATCCACATCGACGGCGACTGGCGCGACCACTACGCATTCGCGCTCACGCGGGAGGATGTGCCGCAGGGTGTGCTGGCGCGGTGGCTCAACGGTCAGGTGCCGCCCGACGCGGCGACCATCCCGCCGTCCGACCGACTGGCGATCTGA
- the galU gene encoding UTP--glucose-1-phosphate uridylyltransferase GalU, giving the protein MGAQKIKAVIPAAGLGTRFLPATKAMPKEMLPVVDKPAIQYVVEEAATAGIEDILVIIGRNKNAISNHFDSVPELEVKLMEKGDTGRLARVVQSSDLADIHFVRQGEPKGLGHAVLRARTHVGDSSFAVLLGDDLIDERDPLLTEMIAEHERSGAAVIALMEVDPANIHMYGAAAVEEIDGSDAVRVTGLVEKPAQEDAPSNLAIIGRYVLPASIFEVLERTEPGKGGEIQLTDALQELATRPEGPGVVGVIFRGRRYDTGDRVDYIKAIVQLASDRDDLGPELRPWLKEFAERL; this is encoded by the coding sequence ATGGGTGCTCAGAAGATCAAGGCCGTCATTCCCGCCGCAGGACTGGGGACACGATTCCTGCCGGCGACGAAGGCGATGCCGAAGGAGATGCTGCCGGTCGTCGACAAGCCGGCCATCCAGTACGTGGTCGAAGAGGCCGCGACCGCCGGCATCGAGGACATCCTCGTGATCATCGGACGCAACAAGAACGCCATCTCGAACCACTTCGACTCGGTTCCCGAGCTCGAGGTCAAGCTCATGGAGAAGGGCGACACCGGCCGCCTCGCGCGGGTGGTGCAGTCGAGCGATCTCGCCGACATCCACTTCGTCCGTCAGGGTGAGCCGAAGGGTCTCGGACACGCGGTGCTGCGTGCTCGCACCCACGTGGGCGACAGCTCTTTCGCCGTGCTCCTCGGAGACGACCTCATCGACGAGCGCGACCCGCTGCTCACCGAGATGATCGCCGAGCACGAGCGCAGCGGTGCCGCGGTGATCGCTCTCATGGAGGTCGATCCGGCCAACATCCACATGTACGGCGCCGCCGCCGTCGAGGAGATCGACGGTTCGGATGCCGTGCGCGTGACGGGTCTCGTCGAGAAGCCGGCGCAGGAGGACGCGCCCTCGAACCTCGCGATCATCGGACGCTACGTGCTGCCCGCCTCGATCTTCGAGGTGCTCGAGCGCACCGAGCCCGGCAAGGGCGGAGAGATCCAGCTCACGGATGCGCTGCAGGAGCTCGCCACCAGGCCTGAGGGCCCTGGCGTCGTCGGCGTGATCTTCCGTGGACGCCGTTACGACACCGGCGACCGCGTCGACTACATCAAGGCGATCGTGCAGCTCGCCTCGGACCGCGACGACCTCGGCCCCGAGCTGCGGCCGTGGCTGAAGGAGTTCGCGGAACGCCTCTAG
- a CDS encoding 5-formyltetrahydrofolate cyclo-ligase, producing MSNDVEHEKRALRAELRERRQLLSDAQRESAASALTQRLDELVESLGARSISCFLSTTTEPGTREFVTGAVRRGIRVLLPVTRADGLLDWAVATDDDDVAEGLFGLPEPTGEVLGPIAVNDVDLMVIPAAAVDRTGMRMGWGRGYFDKTIGSMEKCPPVYAVIYDSEVLDFLPREVHDQPVTGVVTPTQTLLLSQSRR from the coding sequence ATGTCGAACGACGTGGAGCACGAGAAGCGCGCGCTGCGGGCCGAGCTCCGTGAGCGCCGCCAGCTGCTGAGCGATGCCCAACGCGAGAGCGCGGCATCCGCCCTCACGCAGAGACTGGACGAACTCGTCGAGTCGCTCGGCGCGCGGTCGATCTCGTGCTTCCTCTCCACCACCACGGAACCGGGGACCAGGGAGTTCGTGACCGGTGCAGTGCGCCGCGGGATCCGCGTGCTCCTTCCTGTCACCCGGGCGGACGGACTTCTCGACTGGGCGGTCGCGACCGACGATGACGATGTCGCCGAGGGCCTGTTCGGGCTGCCCGAACCGACGGGCGAGGTGCTCGGCCCCATCGCGGTGAACGACGTCGACCTCATGGTGATCCCCGCCGCGGCCGTCGACCGCACCGGGATGCGCATGGGGTGGGGCCGCGGCTACTTCGACAAGACCATCGGATCGATGGAGAAGTGCCCGCCCGTCTACGCGGTCATCTATGATTCCGAGGTACTCGACTTCCTGCCGAGGGAGGTTCACGACCAGCCGGTCACCGGCGTCGTGACCCCCACGCAGACCCTTCTCCTGTCGCAGTCGCGACGCTGA
- a CDS encoding FmdB family zinc ribbon protein, with translation MPTYAYACRSCGHAFDAVQSFSDDALTVCPECGGELRKQYGSIGVTFNGSGFYRTDSRSGSGSSASAPASSKSEPTKSATPAPASSTTSS, from the coding sequence ATGCCCACCTATGCCTATGCCTGCCGTTCCTGCGGCCACGCCTTCGACGCCGTGCAGAGCTTCTCCGACGACGCGCTCACCGTCTGCCCCGAGTGCGGCGGCGAGCTGCGCAAGCAGTACGGGTCCATCGGCGTGACGTTCAACGGCTCGGGCTTCTATCGCACCGACTCGCGGTCGGGGTCCGGCTCTTCCGCATCCGCCCCGGCATCATCGAAGTCGGAGCCGACGAAGAGCGCCACCCCGGCGCCCGCGTCGAGCACCACCTCTTCCTGA
- the mscL gene encoding large conductance mechanosensitive channel protein MscL codes for MLKGFKDFILRGNVIDLAVAVVIGTAFTAIVTAVVNSIITPLVSLFFKADAAGNFGPQLTSLYGDKVTFPIGDLISAIISFLSVALVVYFVFVLPMNTFKAHVEARKGTAAEEPAEEPAAATEAELLVEIRDLLARNARS; via the coding sequence ATGCTCAAAGGTTTCAAGGACTTCATCCTCCGCGGCAACGTCATCGACCTGGCTGTCGCGGTCGTCATCGGCACCGCGTTCACGGCCATCGTCACCGCCGTGGTGAACAGCATCATCACCCCGCTCGTCTCCCTGTTCTTCAAGGCCGACGCGGCCGGCAACTTCGGACCGCAGCTGACCAGCCTCTACGGCGACAAGGTCACCTTCCCGATCGGTGATCTGATCTCGGCGATCATCAGCTTCCTCTCGGTCGCCCTGGTGGTCTACTTCGTATTCGTCCTGCCGATGAACACCTTCAAGGCGCACGTCGAGGCCCGCAAGGGCACCGCCGCAGAAGAGCCGGCTGAAGAGCCGGCCGCGGCGACCGAGGCCGAGCTGCTCGTGGAGATCCGCGACCTGCTCGCCCGGAACGCCCGCAGCTGA